The Ischnura elegans chromosome 1, ioIscEleg1.1, whole genome shotgun sequence genome contains a region encoding:
- the LOC124167287 gene encoding anion exchange protein 2 isoform X2, with protein sequence MREGAETEAAVEAGVVTVAVVSRGPAGALPRTATLTPRSRRSSSGHEPRRRSLLTRARGKVIRWLRRSFVATQQDSHGVEAGSDLDEEMEKVFSMGDPEKFDLARISGSAPTPMPAPNFSAASASGARDDLPSEAESSPPTAPLGSTPESRQFGEEDYKLHRKKSYPHMHMPLKSLHSRSMRHRLTSPRLSDAGSSMDSGGASTSGTPKPESSTKPLFSSFSQPSFASTSATMRKTSLADSAIGEQVEETELDNKTLSEGKNDMEEEPASTSAAVTSPSPPFSSPPLSSPQLSLSPPSSRVVSGVSQAEDPTQRVPDIMSAEVPDIKEKPESLAQSPQLSSAGESIPTICLSPSPPPPKGDWTESARRHRGAPAVYGRSLSESPVFGTSPPDFARRVQFVIGETPAEGAEGDSAENSSSIVSPAERVRGGSEKVAGSLPSEGEVRKPRKKHSRHHHHGHYNRFRKYSLQEDPQWRMHRGSTASGVSLGGLPVEPARVGPPLPPELKDTEDEATTLQQLDLDDLASHRFDDARGLRRHKIQSKSSTASFIHIGRKDGIQPIQSIPLASASKKYDHSPHEVFVQLDELLGVGEEREWKETARWIKYEENVEEGSDRWGRPHVASLSFHSLLNLRRCLETGIILLDLEEKDLPGVAYRVVEQMVVEEQIHSDDKATVMRALLLRHRHVNEHEKFHFGMRRTFSSYASLQNLADDKGKPRIVPSISSFEGLINSKSSNNQTAVKQGENNHTAVDMKEELTYTSSAEDLKKKEKERILRRIPIGAEATTVLVGSVEFLEQPTIAFVRLAQGILLPTITEVPIPVRFMFILLGPKESDLDYHEIGRSISTLMSNAHFHNIAYKANEKKELLSAINEFLDDSIVLPPGNWERKALLPFDELKAKSEAIRRRKTSKVLQKDETQQALLPGDEKRPPRIDPLKRTRRPFGGLINDIKRRFPHYISDFIDGLNFPCFAAAIFIYFAALSGAITFGGLLGDKTENWIGISETLVATSLAGVLFSFLSGQPLVIIGATGPLLLYDESLYSFCSMNQVDFLAMRVWIGVWLTVIALIVVAVEGSVLVKMFTRFTQDIFATLISLLFIYESLLKLYQVFCKHPLVATYCDLSGVLVSNGTNNSTNITNPWENVGLLSNNSDVMLVEGLNSSLNEVNGSKVDVEEGGFVHLENQPNTALLCTILALGTFFIAYYLRQFRNSKFLGRNARRALGDFGVPIAIITMVTLDYLIPDTYTEKLMVPEGLSPSRPGSRGWIVSPTIEIWVAFAAVVPALLIYILLFMETHICELIIDNKDRKLRKGSGFHLDIVLVCLINTGCGILGAPWMCAATVRSVAHVSAVTVMSRTHAPGDKPHIIEVKEQRLSALVVSVLVGVSVLMAPLLRLVPIAVLFGVFLYMGISSTNGIQFIDRLHLFFMPVKHHPRVPYVRRVQTMKMHLFTFIQLMCLVVLWTVKSTQAALAFPFFLILMVPLRIHLKHCFSPSELHALDSSDAALETEDDEPDFYTQARLPG encoded by the exons CCGAGAAATTCGACCTGGCTCGCATATCCGGCTCCGCCCCCACGCCCATGCCCGCGCCCAACTTCTCGGCCGCGAGCGCGTCCGGCGCCCGCGACGACCTGCCCTCCGAAGCCGAATCATCCCCGCCCACCGCCCCGCTCGGATCCACCCCTGAGAGCAGGCAATTCGGCGAGGAGGACTACAAGC ttCATCGAAAGAAAAGCTACCCTCATATGCACATGCCGCTCAAGTCATTACATTCAAGATCCATGCGCCATCGTTTGACATCACCTCGTCTCTCTGATGCCGGAAGTAGTATGGACAGTGGTGGAGCATCTACATCTGGCACACCAAAACCTGAGTCTTCAACAAAACCATTATTTTCTAGCTTCTCTCAG CCTTCTTTTGCCTCTACATCCGCAACGATGAGGAAAACCTCACTAGCAGATTCAGCAATAGGTGAACAAGTGGAAGAAACTGAGCTCGACAATAAGACTCTCAGTGAAGGGAAAAATGATATGGAAGAAGAACCTGCATCCACCTCAGCCGCTGTGAcctctccctctcctcctttCTCATCTCCTCCGCTGTCTTCTCCTCAGCTTTCATTATCCCCACCATCTTCCAGGGTCGTTTCAGGTGTGTCACAAGCTGAAGATCCAACACAAAGGGTGCCTGACATAATGTCAGCAGAAGTTCCTGATATCAAAGAGAAACCTGAGTCACTCGCACAAAGTCCACAATTGAGCTCAGCTGGAGAAAGCATTCCCAC GATATGCTTGTCCCCAAGCCCACCACCACCCAAGGGTGACTGGACTGAAAGTGCTCGAAGACATCGAGGAGCTCCAGCAGTATATGGTCGAAGTTTAAGTGAGAGTCCAGTTTTTGGGACTTCACCACCAGATTTTGCAAGAAGGGTCCAATTTGTCATAG GAGAAACACCTGCTGAGGGGGCAGAGGGTGATTCAGCAGAGAACTCATCATCAATTGTATCACCAGCTGAAAGAGTACGTGGTGGATCTGAAAAAGTGGCAGGCTCATTACCCTCAGAGGGAGAAGTGCGCAAGCCCAGAAAAAAGCACAG CCGTCACCATCACCATGGCCATTACAACCGATTCAGGAAGTACAGTTTGCAAGAAGACCCTCAGTGGCGCATGCATCGTGGCAGTACAGCAAGTGGTGTTTCATTAGGAGGCTTACCTGTGGAGCCAGCACGTGTGGGTCCACCTCTACCACCAGAATTGAAGGATACCGAGGATGAAGCCACAACTCTTCAACAGCTTGACTTGGATGATCTAGCAA GTCACAGATTTGATGATGCTAGAGGACTTAGGCGCCATAAAATACAATCTAAATCTTCAACAGCATCGTTCATCCATATTGGCCGCAAAGATGGTATACAACCTATTCAAAGTATTCCATTAGCTTCCGCAAGCAAGAAGTATGATCACAGCCCTCATGAG GTATTTGTACAACTGGATGAACTCCTGGGagtgggagaggagagagaatGGAAGGAGACAGCTAGGTGGATCAAATATGAAGAGAATGTGGAAGAAGGATCAGATCGATGGGGTCGACCTCATGTTGCTTCACTCAGTTTTCATTCCCTTCTAAACCTGAGAAGATGCTTAGAGACAG gtATTATCTTGTTGGATTTGGAGGAGAAAGACCTTCCCGGCGTGGCCTACAGAGTAGTAGAACAAATGGTTGTAGAGGAACAAATTCATTCAGATGACAAAGCTACTGTCATGCGAGCTTTGTTGCTTCGTCACCGTCATGTCAATGAGCATGAAAAATTCCACTTTGGCATGAGACGTACATTTTCAAGTTATGCCAGCTTACAG aatttagcTGATGACAAAGGAAAGCCAAGAATTGTTCCATCAATATCAAGCTTTGAAGGTTTGATAAACAGCAAAAGTTCAAATAATCAAACTGCTGTCAAACAAGGAGAAAATAACCACACAGCA GTTGACATGAAAGAAGAGTTGACGTATACTTCATCTGCAgaagacttgaaaaaaaaagagaaggagaggattttGAGAAGGATACCTATTGGAGCAGAAGCCACTACTGTATTAGTTGGCTCAGTTGAATTTCTTGAGCAGCCAACAATTGCATTTGTCCGTTTAGCCCAAGGAATATTACTACCTACCATCACTGAG GTCCCAATCCCAGTTAGGTTCATGTTCATCCTGTTAGGACCTAAAGAGTCTGATCTAGATTACCATGAAATTGGTAGATCAATTTCAACCTTAATGTCTAATGCA CACTTCCACAACATTGCTTATAAAGCTAATGAGAAGAAGGAACTGCTTTCAGCCATCAATGAATTTCTTGATGACAGTATTGTGTTACCACCAGGGAATTGGGAGAGAAAAGCTCTGTTGCCGTTTGATGAGTTAAAGGCTAAAAGTGAAGCTATTCGCCGAAGAAAGACCTCGAAAGTGCTTCAAAAGGATGAAACTCAGCAAG CATTACTCCCAGGAGATGAAAAAAGGCCACCTCGTATTGACCCATTGAAACGCACAAGAAGACCATTTGGGGGTTTAATCAATGATATCAAAAGAAGATTTCCACATTATATATCTGATTTCATTGATGGATTGAATTTTCCATGTTTTGCAGCagcaatttttatatattttgctgCTCTTTCTGGAGCGATTACGTTTGGAGGTCTGTTAG gGGACAAAACAGAAAATTGGATTGGAATTTCTGAAACACTGGTAGCAACATCACTCGCCGGAGTtcttttttcattcctctctGGGCAGCCTCTAGTAATTATTGGGGCTACCGGCCCATTGTTGCTTTATGATGAAAGCCTTTATTCG tTCTGCTCAATGAATCAAGTGGACTTCTTAGCCATGAGAGTCTGGATTGGAGTGTGGCTGACTGTAATTGCTTTGATTGTGGTGGCTGTGGAAGGCAGTGTGCTGGTGAAGATGTTTACACGTTTTACCCAGGATATTTTTGCTACCCTCATTTCTCTGCTTTTTATCTATGAGAGTTTACTGAAACTATATCAG GTATTTTGCAAACATCCACTTGTTGCAACATATTGTGATTTAAGTGGAGTTTTGGTAAGCAATGGCACAAATAATTCAACCAATATAACCAACCCATGGGAGAATGTGGGTTTATTGTCGAATAACTCTGATGTAATGCTGGTAGAAGGCTTAAATTCAAG TTTGAATGAAGTCAACGGCTCCAAAGTGGATGTTGAGGAAGGTGGCTTTGTGCACTTGGAAAACCAGCCCAATACAGCCTTACTGTGCACAATATTAGCCTTGGGTACATTTTTCATTGCATACTATCTCCGTCAGTTTCGTAATAGTAAATTTTTGGGACGAAAT GCTCGGCGTGCTCTCGGAGACTTTGGAGTCCCAATAGCCATCATCACCATGGTAACTCTAGATTATTTGATTCCTGATACATACACTGAGAAGTTAATGGTTCCAGAAGGTTTATCACCGTCAAGGCCTGGGTCTCGTGGCTGGATTGTATCACCTACAATTGAGATTTGGGTGGCATTTGCTGCTGTTGTTCCAGCCCTGCTCATCTACATACTTCTTTTCATGGAAACACATATCTGTGAACTTATAATTGATAATAAAGATAGGAAACTTCGTAAAGGTTCAGGATTCCACCTTGATATCGTTCTCGTTTGTTTAATAAACACTGGGTGTGGTATCCTGGGGGCACCATGGATGTGTGCTGCAACGGTCCGATCTGTGGCTCATGTCTCAGCTGTAACTGTGATGTCTCGAACTCATGCTCCTGGAGATAAGCCTCATATAATTGAGGTCAAAG AGCAACGACTAAGTGCACTGGTAGTGAGTGTGCTCGTTGGGGTATCAGTTTTGATGGCTCCATTGCTGCGCCTTGTTCCAATTGCCGTCCTCTTTGGTGTCTTCCTGTACATGGGCATCTCTTCCACCAATGGAATTCAGTTCATTGACCGTCTCCATCTATTTTTTATGCCTGTAAAGCATCATCCTAGGGTTCCATATGTTCGAAGG GTGCAGACGATGAAGATGCATTTATTCACCTTTATTCAGCTCATGTGTTTAGTAGTTCTTTGGACTGTGAAGTCAACACAAGCAGCTCtagcatttccattttttctcattctGATGGTTCCACTCCGGATCCATCTCAAACACTGTTTCTCTCCTTCGGAATTGCATGCG
- the LOC124167287 gene encoding anion exchange protein 2 isoform X1 encodes MREGAETEAAVEAGVVTVAVVSRGPAGALPRTATLTPRSRRSSSGHEPRRRSLLTRARGKVIRWLRRSFVATQQDSHGVEAGSDLDEEMEKVFSMGDPEKFDLARISGSAPTPMPAPNFSAASASGARDDLPSEAESSPPTAPLGSTPESRQFGEEDYKLHRKKSYPHMHMPLKSLHSRSMRHRLTSPRLSDAGSSMDSGGASTSGTPKPESSTKPLFSSFSQPSFASTSATMRKTSLADSAIGEQVEETELDNKTLSEGKNDMEEEPASTSAAVTSPSPPFSSPPLSSPQLSLSPPSSRVVSGVSQAEDPTQRVPDIMSAEVPDIKEKPESLAQSPQLSSAGESIPTICLSPSPPPPKGDWTESARRHRGAPAVYGRSLSESPVFGTSPPDFARRVQFVIGETPAEGAEGDSAENSSSIVSPAERVRGGSEKVAGSLPSEGEVRKPRKKHSRHHHHGHYNRFRKYSLQEDPQWRMHRGSTASGVSLGGLPVEPARVGPPLPPELKDTEDEATTLQQLDLDDLASHRFDDARGLRRHKIQSKSSTASFIHIGRKDGIQPIQSIPLASASKKYDHSPHEVFVQLDELLGVGEEREWKETARWIKYEENVEEGSDRWGRPHVASLSFHSLLNLRRCLETGIILLDLEEKDLPGVAYRVVEQMVVEEQIHSDDKATVMRALLLRHRHVNEHEKFHFGMRRTFSSYASLQSFFYMEEDFGQERRGTLTEDKLPCCHNLADDKGKPRIVPSISSFEGLINSKSSNNQTAVKQGENNHTAVDMKEELTYTSSAEDLKKKEKERILRRIPIGAEATTVLVGSVEFLEQPTIAFVRLAQGILLPTITEVPIPVRFMFILLGPKESDLDYHEIGRSISTLMSNAHFHNIAYKANEKKELLSAINEFLDDSIVLPPGNWERKALLPFDELKAKSEAIRRRKTSKVLQKDETQQALLPGDEKRPPRIDPLKRTRRPFGGLINDIKRRFPHYISDFIDGLNFPCFAAAIFIYFAALSGAITFGGLLGDKTENWIGISETLVATSLAGVLFSFLSGQPLVIIGATGPLLLYDESLYSFCSMNQVDFLAMRVWIGVWLTVIALIVVAVEGSVLVKMFTRFTQDIFATLISLLFIYESLLKLYQVFCKHPLVATYCDLSGVLVSNGTNNSTNITNPWENVGLLSNNSDVMLVEGLNSSLNEVNGSKVDVEEGGFVHLENQPNTALLCTILALGTFFIAYYLRQFRNSKFLGRNARRALGDFGVPIAIITMVTLDYLIPDTYTEKLMVPEGLSPSRPGSRGWIVSPTIEIWVAFAAVVPALLIYILLFMETHICELIIDNKDRKLRKGSGFHLDIVLVCLINTGCGILGAPWMCAATVRSVAHVSAVTVMSRTHAPGDKPHIIEVKEQRLSALVVSVLVGVSVLMAPLLRLVPIAVLFGVFLYMGISSTNGIQFIDRLHLFFMPVKHHPRVPYVRRVQTMKMHLFTFIQLMCLVVLWTVKSTQAALAFPFFLILMVPLRIHLKHCFSPSELHALDSSDAALETEDDEPDFYTQARLPG; translated from the exons CCGAGAAATTCGACCTGGCTCGCATATCCGGCTCCGCCCCCACGCCCATGCCCGCGCCCAACTTCTCGGCCGCGAGCGCGTCCGGCGCCCGCGACGACCTGCCCTCCGAAGCCGAATCATCCCCGCCCACCGCCCCGCTCGGATCCACCCCTGAGAGCAGGCAATTCGGCGAGGAGGACTACAAGC ttCATCGAAAGAAAAGCTACCCTCATATGCACATGCCGCTCAAGTCATTACATTCAAGATCCATGCGCCATCGTTTGACATCACCTCGTCTCTCTGATGCCGGAAGTAGTATGGACAGTGGTGGAGCATCTACATCTGGCACACCAAAACCTGAGTCTTCAACAAAACCATTATTTTCTAGCTTCTCTCAG CCTTCTTTTGCCTCTACATCCGCAACGATGAGGAAAACCTCACTAGCAGATTCAGCAATAGGTGAACAAGTGGAAGAAACTGAGCTCGACAATAAGACTCTCAGTGAAGGGAAAAATGATATGGAAGAAGAACCTGCATCCACCTCAGCCGCTGTGAcctctccctctcctcctttCTCATCTCCTCCGCTGTCTTCTCCTCAGCTTTCATTATCCCCACCATCTTCCAGGGTCGTTTCAGGTGTGTCACAAGCTGAAGATCCAACACAAAGGGTGCCTGACATAATGTCAGCAGAAGTTCCTGATATCAAAGAGAAACCTGAGTCACTCGCACAAAGTCCACAATTGAGCTCAGCTGGAGAAAGCATTCCCAC GATATGCTTGTCCCCAAGCCCACCACCACCCAAGGGTGACTGGACTGAAAGTGCTCGAAGACATCGAGGAGCTCCAGCAGTATATGGTCGAAGTTTAAGTGAGAGTCCAGTTTTTGGGACTTCACCACCAGATTTTGCAAGAAGGGTCCAATTTGTCATAG GAGAAACACCTGCTGAGGGGGCAGAGGGTGATTCAGCAGAGAACTCATCATCAATTGTATCACCAGCTGAAAGAGTACGTGGTGGATCTGAAAAAGTGGCAGGCTCATTACCCTCAGAGGGAGAAGTGCGCAAGCCCAGAAAAAAGCACAG CCGTCACCATCACCATGGCCATTACAACCGATTCAGGAAGTACAGTTTGCAAGAAGACCCTCAGTGGCGCATGCATCGTGGCAGTACAGCAAGTGGTGTTTCATTAGGAGGCTTACCTGTGGAGCCAGCACGTGTGGGTCCACCTCTACCACCAGAATTGAAGGATACCGAGGATGAAGCCACAACTCTTCAACAGCTTGACTTGGATGATCTAGCAA GTCACAGATTTGATGATGCTAGAGGACTTAGGCGCCATAAAATACAATCTAAATCTTCAACAGCATCGTTCATCCATATTGGCCGCAAAGATGGTATACAACCTATTCAAAGTATTCCATTAGCTTCCGCAAGCAAGAAGTATGATCACAGCCCTCATGAG GTATTTGTACAACTGGATGAACTCCTGGGagtgggagaggagagagaatGGAAGGAGACAGCTAGGTGGATCAAATATGAAGAGAATGTGGAAGAAGGATCAGATCGATGGGGTCGACCTCATGTTGCTTCACTCAGTTTTCATTCCCTTCTAAACCTGAGAAGATGCTTAGAGACAG gtATTATCTTGTTGGATTTGGAGGAGAAAGACCTTCCCGGCGTGGCCTACAGAGTAGTAGAACAAATGGTTGTAGAGGAACAAATTCATTCAGATGACAAAGCTACTGTCATGCGAGCTTTGTTGCTTCGTCACCGTCATGTCAATGAGCATGAAAAATTCCACTTTGGCATGAGACGTACATTTTCAAGTTATGCCAGCTTACAG TCATTCTTCTACATGGAAGAAGATTTTGGGCAAGAAAGAAGGGGGACTCTCACTGAGGATAAATTGCCCTGCTGCCAT aatttagcTGATGACAAAGGAAAGCCAAGAATTGTTCCATCAATATCAAGCTTTGAAGGTTTGATAAACAGCAAAAGTTCAAATAATCAAACTGCTGTCAAACAAGGAGAAAATAACCACACAGCA GTTGACATGAAAGAAGAGTTGACGTATACTTCATCTGCAgaagacttgaaaaaaaaagagaaggagaggattttGAGAAGGATACCTATTGGAGCAGAAGCCACTACTGTATTAGTTGGCTCAGTTGAATTTCTTGAGCAGCCAACAATTGCATTTGTCCGTTTAGCCCAAGGAATATTACTACCTACCATCACTGAG GTCCCAATCCCAGTTAGGTTCATGTTCATCCTGTTAGGACCTAAAGAGTCTGATCTAGATTACCATGAAATTGGTAGATCAATTTCAACCTTAATGTCTAATGCA CACTTCCACAACATTGCTTATAAAGCTAATGAGAAGAAGGAACTGCTTTCAGCCATCAATGAATTTCTTGATGACAGTATTGTGTTACCACCAGGGAATTGGGAGAGAAAAGCTCTGTTGCCGTTTGATGAGTTAAAGGCTAAAAGTGAAGCTATTCGCCGAAGAAAGACCTCGAAAGTGCTTCAAAAGGATGAAACTCAGCAAG CATTACTCCCAGGAGATGAAAAAAGGCCACCTCGTATTGACCCATTGAAACGCACAAGAAGACCATTTGGGGGTTTAATCAATGATATCAAAAGAAGATTTCCACATTATATATCTGATTTCATTGATGGATTGAATTTTCCATGTTTTGCAGCagcaatttttatatattttgctgCTCTTTCTGGAGCGATTACGTTTGGAGGTCTGTTAG gGGACAAAACAGAAAATTGGATTGGAATTTCTGAAACACTGGTAGCAACATCACTCGCCGGAGTtcttttttcattcctctctGGGCAGCCTCTAGTAATTATTGGGGCTACCGGCCCATTGTTGCTTTATGATGAAAGCCTTTATTCG tTCTGCTCAATGAATCAAGTGGACTTCTTAGCCATGAGAGTCTGGATTGGAGTGTGGCTGACTGTAATTGCTTTGATTGTGGTGGCTGTGGAAGGCAGTGTGCTGGTGAAGATGTTTACACGTTTTACCCAGGATATTTTTGCTACCCTCATTTCTCTGCTTTTTATCTATGAGAGTTTACTGAAACTATATCAG GTATTTTGCAAACATCCACTTGTTGCAACATATTGTGATTTAAGTGGAGTTTTGGTAAGCAATGGCACAAATAATTCAACCAATATAACCAACCCATGGGAGAATGTGGGTTTATTGTCGAATAACTCTGATGTAATGCTGGTAGAAGGCTTAAATTCAAG TTTGAATGAAGTCAACGGCTCCAAAGTGGATGTTGAGGAAGGTGGCTTTGTGCACTTGGAAAACCAGCCCAATACAGCCTTACTGTGCACAATATTAGCCTTGGGTACATTTTTCATTGCATACTATCTCCGTCAGTTTCGTAATAGTAAATTTTTGGGACGAAAT GCTCGGCGTGCTCTCGGAGACTTTGGAGTCCCAATAGCCATCATCACCATGGTAACTCTAGATTATTTGATTCCTGATACATACACTGAGAAGTTAATGGTTCCAGAAGGTTTATCACCGTCAAGGCCTGGGTCTCGTGGCTGGATTGTATCACCTACAATTGAGATTTGGGTGGCATTTGCTGCTGTTGTTCCAGCCCTGCTCATCTACATACTTCTTTTCATGGAAACACATATCTGTGAACTTATAATTGATAATAAAGATAGGAAACTTCGTAAAGGTTCAGGATTCCACCTTGATATCGTTCTCGTTTGTTTAATAAACACTGGGTGTGGTATCCTGGGGGCACCATGGATGTGTGCTGCAACGGTCCGATCTGTGGCTCATGTCTCAGCTGTAACTGTGATGTCTCGAACTCATGCTCCTGGAGATAAGCCTCATATAATTGAGGTCAAAG AGCAACGACTAAGTGCACTGGTAGTGAGTGTGCTCGTTGGGGTATCAGTTTTGATGGCTCCATTGCTGCGCCTTGTTCCAATTGCCGTCCTCTTTGGTGTCTTCCTGTACATGGGCATCTCTTCCACCAATGGAATTCAGTTCATTGACCGTCTCCATCTATTTTTTATGCCTGTAAAGCATCATCCTAGGGTTCCATATGTTCGAAGG GTGCAGACGATGAAGATGCATTTATTCACCTTTATTCAGCTCATGTGTTTAGTAGTTCTTTGGACTGTGAAGTCAACACAAGCAGCTCtagcatttccattttttctcattctGATGGTTCCACTCCGGATCCATCTCAAACACTGTTTCTCTCCTTCGGAATTGCATGCG